One stretch of Flavobacterium sp. 9 DNA includes these proteins:
- the thrA gene encoding bifunctional aspartate kinase/homoserine dehydrogenase I, with protein sequence MKVLKFGGTSVANAQNIKLVLEIIKQNSKQDKLAIVVSALSKVTDLLQLAASKAAANDETFRDIVVEIEKKHLDTLKELIPVSEQSSLLSHVKRIINHLETLLDGCFLLGELSPRTADTILSFGELLSSYIIAQAYQQIDKDVVYKDSRELIKTDNNFSKAVVNFEVSNQLIQEYFGGNHTQINILPGFISQTLDGITTTLGRGGSDYTAAIIAGALNASQLEIWTDVNGMFTANPKIVKQAQPISNISYQEAMELSHFGAKVLYPPTIQPVLRKNIPILIKNTFEPEAIGTLISNQVSSKDTVVKGISHIDHISLVTLEGPGMIGVSGSSKRLFEVLSQEKINVIFITQASSEHSICIGILNSDAENAEAAINRAFEVEILQNKIDPAIVEKDLCIIALVGENMKNHQGLSGRMFSTLGKNNVNIRAIAQGASERNISTVINERDVKKALNTLHENFFEENTKQLNLFVMGVGNVGEKFIEQIHNQRKFLKDNLKINVRVIALSNSRKMLFDEDGISLKDWQATLEKGEEAIPTEFIARAKELNLRNSIFVDITANASVSEMYEKFLKESIAVVTCNKIACSSAYDNYKKLKSLSRQYNAPFLFETNVGAGLPIIDTVKNLIASGDKVHKIQAVLSGSLNFIFNNFDKNNSFHDVVKEAGVQGFTEPDPKIDLSGIDVARKILILIRESGYEMDIDAIANESFLPADCLATTNNEDFFASLIKHASHFEKIYDEALAKDSRLKYVAQFENGKASVGLQFIPKDHPFYNLEGKDNIVLFYTDRYVDQPLLIKGAGAGAAVTASGIFADVIRIGNI encoded by the coding sequence ATGAAAGTATTAAAATTTGGCGGAACTTCGGTTGCCAATGCTCAAAATATAAAATTAGTTCTCGAAATAATAAAACAAAATTCTAAACAAGACAAACTGGCAATTGTAGTTTCGGCATTAAGCAAAGTCACTGATTTACTGCAATTAGCAGCGTCAAAAGCGGCTGCAAACGACGAAACTTTTAGAGATATCGTTGTCGAAATTGAGAAAAAACATCTTGATACCTTAAAAGAATTAATTCCGGTAAGCGAGCAAAGCAGTTTATTAAGTCACGTAAAAAGAATCATCAATCATTTAGAAACTTTACTGGATGGATGTTTTTTATTAGGCGAATTATCTCCAAGAACTGCTGACACAATTTTGAGTTTTGGAGAATTGTTATCGTCTTACATCATCGCTCAGGCATATCAGCAAATTGACAAAGATGTCGTTTACAAAGACAGCCGTGAACTGATTAAAACCGATAATAACTTTAGTAAAGCGGTTGTAAACTTTGAAGTTTCAAACCAATTAATTCAGGAATATTTTGGCGGAAATCACACTCAAATCAATATTTTGCCTGGATTTATCTCGCAAACTCTTGACGGAATCACTACAACTTTAGGTCGTGGAGGTTCTGATTATACTGCCGCAATTATTGCCGGAGCACTTAATGCATCTCAACTGGAAATTTGGACTGATGTAAACGGAATGTTTACTGCAAATCCAAAAATCGTAAAACAAGCGCAACCAATTTCAAACATTTCTTATCAAGAAGCGATGGAATTATCGCATTTTGGTGCAAAAGTGTTGTATCCACCAACAATTCAGCCTGTTTTAAGAAAAAATATTCCAATTTTAATCAAAAATACTTTTGAGCCGGAAGCTATAGGAACTTTAATTTCAAATCAGGTTTCATCAAAAGATACTGTTGTAAAAGGAATCAGTCATATCGATCATATTTCGTTAGTAACTCTTGAAGGTCCGGGAATGATTGGAGTTTCGGGTTCATCAAAACGTTTATTCGAAGTATTATCTCAGGAAAAAATCAATGTTATTTTTATCACTCAGGCTTCTTCTGAACATTCGATTTGTATCGGTATTTTAAATTCGGATGCTGAAAATGCCGAAGCAGCGATTAACAGAGCTTTTGAAGTTGAGATTTTACAAAACAAAATTGATCCTGCAATCGTAGAAAAAGATCTTTGCATTATTGCTTTGGTTGGTGAAAACATGAAAAATCACCAAGGTTTAAGCGGAAGAATGTTCAGTACTTTAGGGAAAAACAACGTAAACATTCGTGCCATTGCCCAAGGTGCTTCTGAGCGTAATATCTCGACTGTAATCAACGAAAGAGACGTTAAAAAAGCATTGAATACTTTGCACGAAAACTTCTTTGAAGAAAACACAAAACAGCTGAATCTTTTTGTAATGGGAGTTGGAAATGTAGGTGAAAAATTCATCGAGCAAATTCACAATCAAAGAAAATTCTTAAAAGATAATCTAAAGATAAATGTTCGCGTAATTGCTTTATCAAACTCAAGAAAAATGCTTTTTGACGAAGACGGAATTTCTTTAAAAGACTGGCAGGCAACTTTAGAAAAAGGAGAAGAAGCTATTCCAACAGAATTTATCGCTCGAGCGAAAGAACTGAATTTACGTAACAGTATTTTCGTTGATATTACAGCAAATGCAAGTGTTTCTGAAATGTATGAGAAGTTCCTAAAAGAAAGTATTGCGGTTGTAACTTGTAATAAAATTGCTTGTTCATCTGCTTACGATAATTACAAAAAATTAAAAAGTTTATCACGTCAATATAACGCTCCGTTTTTGTTTGAAACGAATGTTGGTGCGGGATTACCAATTATTGATACTGTAAAAAACTTAATTGCTTCGGGCGATAAAGTGCATAAAATTCAGGCAGTTTTATCAGGAAGTTTGAACTTCATTTTCAACAATTTCGACAAGAACAATTCTTTTCACGATGTTGTAAAAGAAGCCGGAGTTCAGGGATTTACAGAACCAGATCCAAAAATTGACTTAAGCGGAATCGACGTTGCGCGTAAAATTCTAATTCTTATTCGCGAAAGCGGTTATGAAATGGATATTGACGCGATTGCAAACGAATCATTCCTTCCTGCAGATTGTTTGGCAACAACAAATAACGAAGACTTTTTTGCTTCTTTAATTAAACATGCTTCACATTTTGAGAAAATCTATGATGAAGCGTTAGCCAAAGATTCTCGCTTGAAATATGTAGCACAATTCGAAAACGGAAAAGCAAGCGTTGGTCT